The proteins below are encoded in one region of Candidatus Palauibacter australiensis:
- a CDS encoding outer membrane lipoprotein carrier protein LolA: MRPVRPRPPRSGGLGPLAAGAAACALMLACSAPESAEVAEARARIEAEFGPRDAPPRAAAAGNSAAAEDPPAGQGEPPVEEADDAVGAAPSEGQAPVRTPDPEAPDPDGSRPVDEKPGRVDDEPGSVDDEPGRVDDEPGRVDDEPGRVDVDSLLALAHSAHASLERLKAAFAQRIENPLLGRTREGRGTWYQEGRDRFRMEFDEPAGDIYVADGSCLWLYEPSLHDQVVVSRLEQGAEIGSVDILGRLLSQARTTYDAVDEGTGEIGGVETRIVSLTPRELPARYVEVRLWVGVSDRHVRRFRIREENQTLRTVTLTPLEPEPRLDPALFAYAPPEGVPVFPDDVRCG, translated from the coding sequence ATGAGGCCCGTCCGCCCGCGGCCGCCTCGTTCGGGGGGGCTCGGTCCTCTCGCGGCCGGAGCCGCCGCGTGCGCCCTCATGCTGGCGTGCTCCGCCCCGGAGTCCGCGGAGGTGGCGGAGGCCCGAGCCCGGATCGAAGCCGAGTTCGGCCCGCGCGACGCCCCGCCACGAGCCGCGGCCGCCGGGAACTCGGCCGCCGCGGAGGATCCCCCCGCGGGGCAGGGCGAGCCGCCGGTCGAAGAGGCGGACGACGCGGTGGGCGCGGCGCCGAGTGAAGGCCAGGCTCCCGTCCGGACTCCGGATCCGGAGGCCCCCGATCCGGACGGGTCGCGGCCGGTAGACGAGAAGCCTGGACGCGTGGACGACGAACCTGGAAGTGTCGACGACGAACCTGGACGCGTGGACGACGAACCTGGACGTGTCGACGACGAACCCGGACGCGTGGATGTGGACTCGCTCCTCGCCTTGGCGCATTCGGCGCATGCTTCGCTCGAACGTCTCAAGGCGGCCTTCGCCCAGCGCATCGAGAACCCGCTCCTCGGCCGCACCCGCGAGGGCCGCGGAACCTGGTATCAGGAGGGACGGGACCGGTTCCGCATGGAATTCGACGAACCGGCCGGTGACATCTACGTGGCGGACGGTTCCTGTCTCTGGCTCTACGAACCCTCGCTTCACGACCAGGTCGTGGTGTCCCGCCTTGAGCAGGGCGCGGAAATTGGTTCGGTCGATATCCTCGGACGTCTGCTTTCGCAGGCGCGGACGACCTACGACGCGGTGGATGAAGGGACCGGGGAGATCGGTGGCGTGGAGACGCGCATCGTGTCGCTCACGCCGCGGGAACTCCCGGCGAGATACGTGGAGGTCCGCCTGTGGGTCGGCGTGTCCGACCGCCATGTGCGTCGCTTCCGCATTCGCGAGGAGAACCAGACCCTCCGCACCGTGACCCTGACCCCGCTCGAACCCGAGCCCCGGCTCGACCCCGCCCTCTTCGCGTACGCGCCCCCGGAGGGGGTGCCGGTCTTTCCCGACGATGTGCGATGCGGCTAG